One genomic window of Salmo salar chromosome ssa12, Ssal_v3.1, whole genome shotgun sequence includes the following:
- the LOC106564919 gene encoding GTP-binding protein Rhes, giving the protein MSLEVKEKTQVRLVFLGAAGVGKTALIRRFLQDTFELKHRRTVEEMHSKEYDIGGSKVTVEILDTSGSYSFPAMRKLSIQNSDAFALVYAVDDAESLKAVKSLRDEILEVKEDKYIPIVVVGNKADRAGSDRQVAADDVLSTVELDWNNSYVETSAKENNNVIEVFRELLQQTNLPSRLSPALMRRRETFPKGDPKASRPPMNKTNSCIIS; this is encoded by the coding sequence ATGTCTCTAGAGGTGAAGGAGAAGACCCAGGTGAGGTTGGTGTTCCTGGGGGCGGCCGGCGTGGGCAAGACGGCCCTGATCCGCCGCTTCCTCCAGGACACCTTCGAGCTGAAGCACCGGCGCACCGTGGAGGAGATGCACAGCAAGGAGTACGACATCGGTGGCTCTAAGGTCACAGTGGAGATCCTGGACACCAGCGGCAGCTACTCCTTCCCTGCCATGCGCAAGCTCTCCATCCAGAACAGCGACGCCTTCGCCCTGGTCTACGCGGTCGACGACGCAGAGTCGCTGAAGGCCGTCAAGAGCCTCCGCGACGAGATCCTGGAGGTCAAGGAGGACAAGTACATCCCGATCGTGGTGGTGGGTAACAAGGCAGACAGAGCAGGAAGCGACCGGCAGGTGGCAGCTGACGACGTACTGTCAACAGTGGAGCTGGACTGGAACAACAGCTACGTGGAGACGTCGGCCAAGGAGAACAACAACGTGATAGAGGTGTTCAGGGAGCTGCTGCAGCAAACCAACCTGCCCAGCCGGCTGAGCCCTGCTCTGATGCGCCGCAGGGAGACCTTCCCCAAAGGAGACCCCAAGGCCTCCCGGCCACCCATGAACAAGACCAATTCCTGCATCATCTCCTAA